The following are encoded in a window of Flavobacterium sp. WC2421 genomic DNA:
- a CDS encoding asparaginase has protein sequence MNTKARILLIYTGGTIGMSKDFETGALKAFNFSKLLKNIPELKQLDCAIETYSFEDPIDSSNMNPEQWCNIGSVIEENYASFDGFVVLHGSDTMSYSASALSFMLENLSKPVIFTGSQLPIGDLRTDAKENLITAIQIASLLENGKPVIQEVCLYFEYKLYRGNRTTKINAEHFRAFTSPNYPELVESGVHLKLYPELFLSEISDKPLQLHKKMDNNVAIVKMFPGMSETVLSGILSIKDLKGIILETYGSGNAPTEDWFLNLMRKAILDGIHIVNVTQCSGGSVNMGQYETSTVLKEIGVISGKDITTEAAITKLMYLLGHDIAPNAFKTVFETSLRGEIA, from the coding sequence ATGAATACAAAAGCTAGGATTTTATTGATATATACTGGTGGTACAATCGGGATGAGTAAAGATTTTGAAACTGGCGCACTTAAGGCGTTTAATTTCAGTAAATTATTGAAAAACATACCTGAATTGAAACAATTAGATTGTGCAATTGAAACCTATTCTTTTGAAGATCCAATAGATTCATCCAATATGAATCCAGAACAGTGGTGTAATATTGGTTCTGTCATTGAAGAAAATTATGCCTCATTTGATGGTTTTGTAGTTTTACATGGGTCAGATACGATGTCCTACTCAGCATCTGCATTGAGTTTTATGCTAGAGAATTTGTCTAAGCCAGTCATTTTTACAGGCTCTCAGTTGCCTATAGGTGATTTGCGTACAGATGCCAAAGAAAATTTAATTACCGCTATTCAAATCGCTTCTTTATTGGAAAATGGTAAGCCCGTTATTCAGGAAGTTTGTTTGTATTTTGAATATAAATTATACCGAGGAAACCGTACAACTAAAATTAATGCGGAACATTTTAGAGCCTTTACATCTCCTAATTATCCTGAATTAGTGGAGTCAGGAGTACATTTAAAATTATATCCTGAATTGTTTCTTTCAGAAATCAGCGACAAGCCTTTGCAGCTTCATAAAAAAATGGATAATAATGTGGCTATTGTCAAAATGTTCCCAGGAATGAGTGAAACAGTTTTGTCAGGTATTTTATCAATAAAAGATTTAAAAGGAATTATTTTAGAGACCTATGGTTCAGGAAATGCTCCTACCGAAGATTGGTTTTTAAACCTAATGCGCAAAGCAATTTTAGACGGAATACACATTGTTAATGTTACTCAATGTTCGGGCGGAAGCGTGAATATGGGACAATATGAAACAAGTACCGTTTTAAAAGAAATAGGTGTTATTTCTGGTAAAGACATTACCACTGAGGCTGCAATCACAAAATTAATGTACCTATTAGGACATGATATTGCGCCAAATGCTTTTAAAACAGTTTTTGAAACCTCTTTGAGAGGAGAAATTGCATAA